Below is a window of Nocardia asteroides DNA.
TGGTCGGGGGCGCACTGCAGGGCCAGATCGAGTGCCACTTCCAGGCCGAGTTCGCCTGCGGCGGTGACGAAGTCGGCGAAATCGGCCTCGGTGCCGAGCTCGGGATGGGTGGCGTCGTGACCGCCCTCGGCCGAACCGATCGCCCACGGTGACCCGACGTCGCCGGGCTCGGTGGTGAGCGCGTTGTTGCGGCCCTTGCGGTTGATCTCGCCGACCGGGTGGATCGGCGGCAGGTACACCACGTCGAACCCCATGCCCGCGATCCGGGGCAGTTCCTTGGCCGCGGTGGCGAAGGTGCCGTGCACCGGGACCCCGTCGGCGTCGCGGCCGCCGGTCGAGCGGGGGAAGAACTCGTACCACGAGCCCACCAGGGCGCGGCGGCGCTCGACGAGCACCGAGTGCTGGGTGCCGCGGGTGACCATCTCGCGCAGCGGGGTCGCGCGCAGGATCTCGGCGACCTCCGCGCTGAACGCGGGGGCGACGCGGGCCGGGAGCTGCTCGTCGGAGCGCAGGGCGGCCGCGGCCGCGCGGAGCCGTTCGAACTGCTTCTTCGGGACGGCCTGGGCGGCGCGCTCGAACAGGGTGGCGCCGATCTCGAGGTCGTTGGCCAGATCGGCGGCGCTCTGGCCGACGCCGAGTTTGGCCTCGACGGCCGAACGCCAGGTGGCGAGCGGGTCGCTCCAGCCTTCCACGCGGAAGGTCCAGACGCCGGGGGCGTTGGGGGTGAAGACGGCGTTGAAGACGTCGGGCTCGTAGTCCGGTGTCATCCGGATGCGGGTGATCCGCGAGGAGCCGGGTGCCCGGACCGCCAGCGTCGCGGCCACGGCGTCGTGGCCCTCGCGCCACACCACGGCACGGACGGGAAACACCTCGCCGACGGCAGCCTTGGCCGGGCGTCCGCCGGGGATGGACGGTGCGATGTCATCGATGGCAATCCGGCCGGTCACCTGGCCAACCTACTGCATTTCCGCGGTCCGGGCGGGGAGGGCCGCGGTGCGGTGGAACCGCTCGGTGGGCGTCGGCGGTCGCGCGCGACCGAGATCGCGGCGAGGACGTGGCCAGCGGATTCGGGGGTCGGGGGCGGGCGATCGCCGGTGCGCGGCGGCGGTTCAGCCGGCGCGCAGACCGGCGAGCAGGCGGTCGAGTGCCGCGATGGTGGCGGGCAGGGCGTCCGGGTCGGTGGTGGTGGCGAGCCAGAGGGCCGCCTCGTTCATGGCGCCGGAGAGCAGCTGGGTGAGGGGCGCCACGGGCTGGGGCGCCAGGATGCCCGCGGCGACCAGCGCGTCCAGCGCCTCGTGCAGGTGCCGGGCCGCATTGGCCTCGTCCAGGGCGCGCCACTCGTGCCAGCCCAGGACCGCGGGGCCGTCGATCAGCATGATCCGCTGGACCCGGGGATCGGCGCTGGCGCGCAGGAACGCGGCGCAGCCCGCGGTGAGCTGCGTCCAGGGGTCGGGCTCGGCGTCGGCGGCCGCCGCGACCTGGTCGCCGACCTCCTGCTGCACCTGGGTGAGGACCTCGCGGAACATGTCGGCCTTGCTGTCGAAGTGGTGGTACAGCGCCCCCTTGGTGACGCCGGAGGCCGCCACGATCTCCGACAGGCCAACGGCCGCATAGCCTTTCGCGGCGAACAGGCGCCTGCTCTGCGCCAGCAGCAACCGTCGCGTCTCCTCGCGCTGCTGGGTGCGCGCCGTCGATGCCATCGCCCGTCCTCCTGTTGACCTACCGTCGGTATGTGAACTATCGTACGACACATACCATCGGTATGTGAAAGGGAATGTCATGGCGCTGAGCAGCTTCTACCCCGTACTCGCCACCTCCGAGATCGCGGCATCGCGCGACTTCTACACGCGCTGGTTCGGCTTCGAGATCACCTTCGAAGCGGACTGGTACGTGAGCCTGCGCCGCCCGGGCCGCGACGGTGAACCCGCCTACGAACTGGCCCTGCTCGACCCCACGCACCCGACCATCCCGGCCGGTTTCGGCAAACCGGTCCAGGGCCTGGTGCTGAACTTCGAGGTCGACGACGTGGACGCGGAATGGGCCCGCCTGGTCGAAGCAGGCGGACTCCAGGCCGAACTGACCCTGCGGACGGAGGACTTCGGCCAGCGGCATTTCATCGTCGCCGACCCCGCCGGTGTGCTGGTCGATGTCATCACCGAGGTCCCGCCCAGCGCGGAATTCGCCGACCGGTTCACGGCCGGCTGACACGCGGACCGGCGCCACACTCGGTACTGTTTGCCGGGTGAAGGCACTTCGTCGGTTCACTGTCCGTGCCCATCTGCCGGAGCGGCTCGCCGCGCTGGGCGAACTCTCGACGAATCTGCGGTGGTCGTGGCACGGCCCGACGCAGGATCTGTTCGCCGAGCTCGACCCGGGTCTGTGGCGCGCGGTCGGCCAGGACCCGGTGCGGATGCTGGGGGAGGTGCCCGCCGAGCGCCTCGACGCGCTCGCCACGGACCCGGACTACACCGCCCGCGTCGACGCCGCGGCCGCCGGTCTGCGCGACTATCTCGCCCGCCCCCGCTGGTTCCAGGAGCAGACCGGGACCGACGTCGCCGGGATCGCCTACTTCTCGATGGAGTTCGGTGTCACCGAGGTGCTGCCGAACTACTCGGGCGGTCTGGGCATCCTGGCCGGTGACCACCTCAAGGCGGCCTCGGATCTGGGGCTGCCGCTGATCGGTGTCGGGCTGCTGTACCGCTCCGGCTATTTCCGGCAGTCGCTGTCGGCCGACG
It encodes the following:
- a CDS encoding TetR/AcrR family transcriptional regulator — its product is MASTARTQQREETRRLLLAQSRRLFAAKGYAAVGLSEIVAASGVTKGALYHHFDSKADMFREVLTQVQQEVGDQVAAAADAEPDPWTQLTAGCAAFLRASADPRVQRIMLIDGPAVLGWHEWRALDEANAARHLHEALDALVAAGILAPQPVAPLTQLLSGAMNEAALWLATTTDPDALPATIAALDRLLAGLRAG
- a CDS encoding VOC family protein, which gives rise to MALSSFYPVLATSEIAASRDFYTRWFGFEITFEADWYVSLRRPGRDGEPAYELALLDPTHPTIPAGFGKPVQGLVLNFEVDDVDAEWARLVEAGGLQAELTLRTEDFGQRHFIVADPAGVLVDVITEVPPSAEFADRFTAG